In a genomic window of uncultured Flavobacterium sp.:
- a CDS encoding LysM peptidoglycan-binding domain-containing protein — protein sequence MIVKKLSIVVSAFFSMSMFAQVVPTTSTIEIKPEVKLSYLDSVKSTFKKDDVATRVDSLWMKELTSLDIYDDLTKDIQTINTDVTVDEELPTELLKQRLTAMNEKSPFEIEYNQGLENIIKSFLKNRKKSFSRLMALSEYYFPIFEDAFAKQNVPLEIKYLAVVESALNPKAVSKMGATGLWQFMYGTGKQYALKIDSYIDERSDPLKATAAASEYMTKMYKIFGDWELVLASYNSGPGNVTKAIRRSGGKTSYWDIRNYLPKETQGYVPAFLATMYLFEYHKEHGINPERAVVKNFETDTINIKREMTFKQIADLLDMPQSQIQLLNPSYKLNVVPYYQGEPHFLRLPKDKIATFASNEDKIYDYVAYQSQRRTLPAQLALKVAPKARPFAKEKPELAKDIQLYKIRKGDNLITIAEKYNVNVADLKKWNNLKSNAVALGKTLKIKSDVDPIAKNTEDIKSNPVVEKNTETAIASSEENEKSNTVNQEYVVVAGDNLGSIAKKFGTTVADLKDLNNLTSNNVGLGKTLVISKIVTVVEGNNVSTAIVVNNIDPFKKKAASAKTLGEDYYVKKGDSLYSISKKYPGITISDIKKWNNIKDGDIKPGMKLKING from the coding sequence ATGATTGTAAAAAAATTATCAATAGTGGTTTCCGCTTTTTTTTCGATGTCGATGTTTGCACAGGTAGTCCCAACAACATCAACAATAGAAATTAAACCAGAAGTAAAGTTATCTTATCTGGATTCAGTTAAAAGTACTTTCAAAAAAGATGATGTTGCTACTCGAGTAGACAGTCTTTGGATGAAAGAATTAACAAGTTTAGATATTTATGACGATCTGACAAAAGACATTCAAACCATCAACACAGACGTTACCGTTGATGAAGAATTGCCAACAGAGTTGCTCAAACAACGACTTACGGCGATGAATGAGAAATCACCCTTTGAGATTGAATACAATCAAGGATTAGAAAATATAATAAAGTCATTTCTTAAGAACCGTAAAAAATCGTTTTCTCGATTAATGGCTTTATCAGAATATTATTTCCCAATTTTTGAGGACGCTTTTGCCAAACAAAATGTTCCCTTAGAAATTAAATATTTAGCCGTTGTAGAATCTGCTTTAAACCCTAAAGCAGTTTCTAAAATGGGCGCCACCGGACTTTGGCAATTCATGTACGGAACCGGAAAACAATACGCACTTAAAATTGATTCTTATATTGACGAACGTAGCGATCCACTTAAAGCTACAGCCGCAGCATCAGAATATATGACCAAGATGTATAAAATCTTTGGTGATTGGGAATTGGTTTTAGCATCTTATAATTCAGGACCAGGAAATGTTACAAAAGCAATTCGTCGCTCTGGCGGAAAAACAAGTTACTGGGACATCCGCAATTATCTTCCAAAAGAAACACAAGGTTATGTTCCGGCTTTTTTAGCAACAATGTATCTTTTTGAATATCATAAAGAACACGGAATTAACCCGGAAAGAGCAGTCGTTAAAAACTTTGAAACCGACACAATCAATATCAAAAGAGAAATGACATTCAAACAAATCGCAGATTTGTTAGACATGCCACAATCTCAAATACAACTTTTAAATCCTTCTTATAAATTAAATGTTGTGCCTTATTATCAGGGAGAACCTCATTTCTTGCGTTTACCGAAAGATAAAATTGCCACATTTGCTTCAAACGAAGATAAGATCTACGATTATGTTGCTTATCAATCACAAAGAAGAACTCTTCCTGCACAATTAGCATTAAAAGTAGCTCCAAAAGCAAGACCTTTTGCAAAAGAGAAACCGGAATTGGCTAAAGATATTCAGTTATACAAAATTAGAAAAGGTGATAATTTAATTACCATTGCTGAAAAGTATAATGTAAATGTTGCAGACTTAAAAAAGTGGAACAATCTTAAATCAAATGCAGTTGCGTTAGGAAAAACATTAAAAATCAAATCAGATGTTGATCCAATTGCTAAAAATACTGAAGACATAAAGTCTAATCCTGTAGTTGAGAAAAATACAGAAACAGCAATTGCATCTTCTGAAGAGAATGAAAAATCAAATACAGTAAATCAGGAATATGTTGTAGTTGCCGGAGATAATTTAGGCAGCATTGCCAAAAAATTTGGTACGACTGTTGCTGACCTAAAAGATCTGAACAATCTAACATCAAACAATGTTGGATTAGGAAAAACATTAGTTATCTCTAAAATCGTGACTGTTGTTGAAGGAAACAATGTTTCAACAGCTATAGTAGTAAATAATATCGATCCGTTTAAGAAAAAAGCAGCTTCTGCAAAAACCTTAGGAGAAGATTATTACGTTAAAAAAGGAGATTCGTTATATAGTATTTCAAAAAAATATCCTGGAATAACCATTTCAGATATTAAAAAATGGAATAATATTAAAGATGGAGATATTAAACCCGGAATG
- a CDS encoding phosphoglycerate kinase, with amino-acid sequence MKTLNDFDFKNKKAIIRVDFNVPLDENFNVTDATRIEAAKPTIDAILAQGGSVILMSHLGRPKGAEEKYSLKHILKTASEILGVQVKFAENCVGEVAQTAAKNLQPGEVLLLENLRFHAEEEAGDVAFAKELASLGDIYVNDAFGTAHRAHASTTIIAQFFPNDKTFGTLLAKEIESLNKVLKNSEKPVTAVLGGSKVSSKITVIENILDKVDHMIIGGGMTFTFVKALGGKIGDSICEDDKQELALEILRLAKEKGVQIHIPVDVIAADDFSNTANTQVVDVREIPDGWQGLDAGPKSLENFKKVILESKTILWNGPLGVFEMETFSKGTIALGDYIAEATQNGAFSLVGGGDSVAAVKQFGFEDKMSYVSTGGGAMLEMLEGRVLPGIAAILD; translated from the coding sequence ATGAAAACTTTAAACGATTTCGATTTTAAAAATAAAAAAGCAATTATCCGTGTTGATTTTAATGTGCCACTGGATGAGAATTTTAATGTAACAGATGCAACACGTATCGAAGCTGCAAAGCCTACAATTGATGCAATTTTAGCTCAAGGCGGAAGCGTAATTTTGATGTCGCATTTAGGAAGACCAAAAGGTGCTGAAGAAAAATATTCATTAAAACACATTTTAAAAACAGCTTCTGAAATTTTAGGAGTTCAGGTTAAGTTTGCTGAAAACTGTGTTGGAGAAGTAGCTCAAACCGCTGCTAAAAATTTACAACCGGGAGAAGTTTTATTATTAGAAAATTTACGTTTTCATGCAGAAGAAGAAGCTGGAGATGTTGCTTTTGCAAAAGAATTAGCGTCACTTGGAGATATCTACGTAAACGATGCATTTGGAACAGCACACAGAGCACACGCTTCGACTACAATTATTGCACAATTTTTTCCAAACGATAAAACATTCGGAACATTATTGGCAAAAGAAATTGAAAGTTTAAATAAAGTTCTTAAAAACAGTGAAAAACCAGTAACAGCAGTTTTAGGAGGATCGAAAGTTTCTTCAAAAATTACAGTTATCGAAAACATACTTGACAAAGTAGATCATATGATCATTGGTGGTGGTATGACTTTTACATTTGTTAAAGCACTTGGAGGTAAAATTGGAGATTCTATCTGTGAAGATGATAAACAAGAATTAGCACTTGAAATTTTAAGACTTGCTAAAGAAAAGGGAGTACAAATTCACATTCCGGTTGACGTAATTGCAGCAGACGATTTCTCAAATACAGCAAATACACAAGTGGTCGACGTAAGAGAAATTCCTGACGGATGGCAAGGTCTTGACGCAGGTCCAAAATCTTTAGAGAACTTCAAGAAAGTAATTTTAGAATCAAAAACTATCTTATGGAATGGTCCATTAGGAGTTTTTGAGATGGAAACTTTCTCTAAAGGAACAATTGCATTAGGTGATTATATCGCAGAAGCTACTCAAAACGGAGCTTTTTCACTAGTTGGTGGAGGAGATTCAGTTGCAGCAGTAAAACAGTTTGGTTTTGAAGACAAAATGAGCTACGTTTCCACTGGTGGCGGGGCAATGCTAGAAATGTTAGAAGGAAGAGTTTTACCTGGAATCGCCGCGATTTTAGACTAA
- a CDS encoding type IX secretion system membrane protein PorP/SprF gives MKKLILSLVLMAVTTSYSQELNLPVFTQYLADNPFVLSPAYAGIGDNLRIRANGLTQWVGIKDAPDNQSLYADFRVLDRSGVGISLYNDSNGNTRQMGAKVSFAHHIILDYYSKQYLSFGISYNFNSFRIETGNFTNDGPIADPNMPTDNRYTANNNFDISALYRNKSFYFSFNANNVLKKNFNIDRKNEPNLLSNYQVYTGYTFKDGENSRIEYEPSVFYQYFASDKRSTTDFNFKYRRYNRYEDYYWIGVSYRFLNDQFPKPLSVGPMVGFMKSKFYFAYSYQVMFNDLGAYNTGTHSITIGFDFLQAISNCPCTQGPVHD, from the coding sequence ATGAAAAAATTAATTTTATCCTTAGTACTCATGGCTGTAACAACAAGTTACAGCCAAGAGTTAAACCTACCAGTTTTTACACAATATTTGGCTGATAACCCTTTTGTGCTTTCTCCTGCTTATGCGGGTATTGGTGACAACCTTAGAATTCGTGCCAATGGCCTTACTCAATGGGTGGGAATTAAAGATGCGCCGGATAACCAATCTTTGTATGCTGATTTTCGTGTTTTAGATCGTTCTGGAGTTGGTATTTCATTATATAATGACAGTAACGGAAATACGAGACAAATGGGTGCTAAAGTATCTTTTGCACATCATATCATTTTAGATTATTATTCAAAGCAATATTTGTCTTTTGGTATTTCGTATAACTTTAATAGTTTCCGTATAGAAACCGGAAACTTCACCAATGACGGACCTATAGCAGATCCAAACATGCCGACGGACAATCGTTATACAGCAAATAATAACTTTGATATTAGTGCCTTGTATCGTAACAAGAGTTTCTATTTCAGTTTTAATGCCAATAATGTTTTAAAGAAAAATTTTAATATTGACAGAAAAAACGAACCTAATTTACTTTCGAACTATCAGGTATACACAGGTTATACTTTTAAAGACGGAGAAAACAGTCGTATAGAATACGAACCATCTGTTTTTTATCAATACTTTGCTAGTGATAAACGTTCAACAACCGATTTCAACTTCAAGTACAGACGTTACAATCGTTACGAAGATTATTATTGGATTGGAGTTTCATACCGTTTCTTAAACGACCAGTTTCCAAAACCATTATCAGTTGGACCAATGGTTGGTTTCATGAAATCTAAATTCTATTTTGCTTATTCGTACCAGGTAATGTTCAACGATCTTGGCGCTTACAATACCGGAACTCATTCTATAACGATTGGTTTCGATTTCTTACAAGCAATCAGTAACTGTCCTTGTACACAAGGTCCGGTTCACGATTAA